One region of Streptomyces leeuwenhoekii genomic DNA includes:
- a CDS encoding bifunctional FO biosynthesis protein CofGH: MTISATSGTGPTENSMRRALKRARDGVALDVSEAAVLLQARGEHLDDLAASAARVRDAGLGAAGRPGVITYSKSVFIPLTRLCRDKCHYCTFATVPGKLRRAGHGMFMSPDEVLDIARKGAALGCKEALITLGDKPEDRWPEAREWLDAHGYDDTIAYVRAVSIRILEETGLLPHLNPGVMTWTDFQRLKPVAPSMGMMLETTATRLWSEPGGPHHGSPDKEPAVRLRVLEDAGRSSVPFTSGLLIGIGETYEERAESLFALRRISRAYHGIQELIIQNFRAKPDTAMRGMPDAELDELVATVAVARHIMGPAACLQAPPNLVDAEYERLIGAGIDDWGGVSPLTIDHVNPERPWPQIDELAEKSRAAGFELRERLCVYPEFVRRGEPWLDPRLRPHVTALADPETGLARADAVVEGRPWQEPDEVFTATGRTDLHATIDTEGRTADRRDDFDEVYGDWGALREAAAPGMAPERIDTDVRAALATAADDPTRLTDDEALALLHADGPALDALCRVADDVRKSAVGDDVTYIVTRNINFTNVCYTGCRFCAFAQRRTDADAYTLSLDQVADRAQQAWEVGAVEVCMQGGIHPDLPGTAYFDIARAVKARVPGMHVHAFSPMEVVNGATRTGMSIREWLTAAKEAGLDSIPGTAAEILDDEVRWVLTKGKLPTATWIEVVETAHELGIRSSSTMMYGHVDQPRHWLGHLRTLVGIQQRTGGFTEFVTLPFIHTNAPVYLAGIARPGPSMRDNRAVTAMARLLLHPYIPNIQTSWVKLGTEGAAEMLRSGANDLGGTLMEETISRMAGSSYGSYKSVRDLIAVAEAAGRPARPRTTLYGEVPEERQRAARESDGHLPELLPVLD; this comes from the coding sequence ATGACGATTTCCGCGACCTCCGGAACCGGCCCCACCGAGAACTCCATGCGTCGCGCCCTCAAACGCGCCCGGGACGGCGTCGCCCTCGACGTCTCCGAGGCGGCGGTGCTGCTCCAGGCCCGCGGGGAGCACCTCGACGACCTCGCCGCCTCCGCCGCCCGCGTGCGCGACGCGGGCCTGGGAGCGGCGGGCCGCCCCGGCGTCATCACCTACTCCAAGAGCGTCTTCATCCCCCTGACCCGGCTGTGCCGGGACAAGTGCCACTACTGCACCTTCGCCACCGTCCCCGGCAAGCTGCGCCGCGCCGGGCACGGGATGTTCATGTCCCCGGACGAGGTCCTCGACATCGCCCGCAAGGGCGCGGCCCTCGGCTGCAAGGAAGCCCTGATCACCCTCGGCGACAAGCCGGAGGACCGCTGGCCCGAGGCGCGCGAGTGGCTCGACGCGCACGGCTACGACGACACCATCGCCTACGTCCGCGCCGTCTCCATCCGCATCCTGGAGGAGACGGGCCTGCTGCCGCACCTCAACCCCGGCGTCATGACCTGGACGGACTTCCAGCGCCTGAAGCCGGTGGCGCCGAGCATGGGCATGATGCTGGAGACCACGGCGACCCGCCTGTGGTCCGAGCCCGGCGGCCCCCACCACGGCTCCCCGGACAAGGAACCCGCCGTCCGGCTGCGGGTCCTGGAGGACGCGGGCCGCTCCTCGGTCCCCTTCACCTCCGGCCTGCTCATCGGCATCGGCGAGACCTACGAGGAGCGCGCCGAGTCCCTCTTCGCCCTCCGGAGGATCTCCCGCGCCTACCACGGCATCCAGGAACTGATCATCCAGAACTTCCGCGCCAAGCCGGACACCGCGATGCGCGGCATGCCGGACGCCGAGCTGGACGAGCTGGTCGCCACGGTCGCCGTCGCCCGGCACATCATGGGCCCGGCGGCCTGCCTCCAGGCCCCGCCCAACCTCGTCGACGCCGAGTACGAGCGGCTCATCGGCGCCGGCATCGACGACTGGGGCGGCGTCTCCCCGCTCACCATCGACCACGTCAACCCCGAGCGCCCCTGGCCGCAGATCGACGAACTCGCCGAGAAGTCCCGCGCGGCCGGATTCGAGCTGCGCGAGCGCCTCTGCGTCTACCCGGAGTTCGTGCGGCGCGGCGAGCCCTGGCTGGACCCGCGGCTGCGCCCGCACGTGACGGCCCTCGCCGACCCGGAGACCGGGCTGGCCCGCGCGGACGCCGTCGTCGAGGGCCGCCCGTGGCAGGAGCCCGACGAGGTGTTCACCGCCACCGGCCGCACCGACCTGCACGCCACCATCGACACCGAGGGCCGCACCGCCGACCGCCGCGACGACTTCGACGAGGTGTACGGCGACTGGGGCGCCCTGCGCGAGGCCGCCGCACCCGGCATGGCCCCCGAGCGCATCGACACCGACGTGCGCGCCGCGCTCGCCACGGCGGCCGACGACCCGACCAGGCTCACGGACGACGAGGCCCTGGCGCTGCTGCACGCCGACGGCCCGGCGCTGGACGCCCTGTGCCGGGTGGCGGACGACGTGCGCAAGTCGGCGGTCGGCGACGACGTGACGTACATCGTCACCCGCAACATCAACTTCACCAACGTCTGCTACACCGGCTGCCGCTTCTGCGCCTTCGCCCAGCGCCGCACCGACGCCGACGCCTACACCCTCTCCCTGGACCAGGTCGCCGACCGCGCCCAGCAGGCGTGGGAGGTGGGCGCCGTCGAGGTGTGCATGCAGGGCGGCATCCACCCGGACCTGCCCGGCACCGCGTACTTCGACATCGCCAGGGCGGTCAAGGCGCGCGTCCCCGGCATGCACGTGCACGCCTTCTCCCCGATGGAGGTCGTCAACGGCGCCACCCGCACCGGCATGTCGATCCGCGAGTGGCTGACGGCGGCCAAGGAGGCCGGGCTGGACTCCATCCCGGGCACGGCGGCGGAGATCCTCGACGACGAGGTCCGCTGGGTCCTCACCAAGGGCAAGCTGCCCACGGCCACCTGGATCGAGGTCGTCGAGACCGCCCACGAGCTGGGCATCCGCTCCTCGTCGACGATGATGTACGGGCATGTCGACCAGCCCCGCCACTGGCTCGGCCACCTGCGCACCCTGGTCGGCATCCAGCAGCGCACCGGCGGCTTCACGGAGTTCGTCACCCTGCCCTTCATCCACACCAACGCGCCGGTCTACCTCGCCGGGATCGCCCGCCCCGGCCCGTCGATGCGCGACAACCGCGCGGTGACGGCGATGGCCCGGCTCCTCCTCCACCCGTACATCCCCAACATCCAGACGAGCTGGGTAAAACTGGGCACCGAGGGTGCGGCCGAAATGCTTCGCTCCGGCGCCAACGACCTCGGCGGCACCCTCATGGAGGAGACCATCTCCCGCATGGCGGGCTCCTCCTACGGCTCCTACAAGTCGGTCCGGGACCTGATCGCGGTGGCGGAGGCCGCCGGCCGCCCCGCCAGGCCGCGGACCACCCTGTACGGGGAGGTCCCGGAGGAACGGCAGCGCGCGGCACGGGAGTCGGACGGGCACCTCCCGGAGCTGCTGCCGGTGCTGGACTGA
- a CDS encoding APC family permease: protein MTQAVMRTPVGDEADGVRGKGLGGNSVGLLGSAVIGVSTVAPVYCLTSTLGSTAGEVGVQLPAIFLVGFLPMLLVAFAYRELNKAVPDCGTSFTWTVKAFGPSVGWMCGWGLVIATVIVLSNLAGVATSYFWLLAGELTGSQAVADLDGNKAVHILTCLALIAAATAVSYRGMTATKGVQYALVALQLVVLALFVVFAFGKAGSGSFPGHLDFSWSWLNPFEVGSFATFSAGLSLSIFMYWGWDACLTANEETVGSEKTPGRAALISMVVLVGSYLVTAVAAQMAVGSGTEGLGLANPETSDNVFAALAGPVMGDGLGILLFVAVLASAAASLQTTFIPVARTVLAMAAYEALPPSYARVHEKFRTPGRATVTAGVATAVFYTVMTLVSEHVLVDTIYALGLMICFYYALTAFACAWFFRGELTRSPRDALFKGVLPVLGGISLTAVFCKTLYDMWNPEYGSGSSVFGVGSVFVIGVGLLLLGLVIMLVMRRRSPAFFRGEVLTTSTPALVVED, encoded by the coding sequence ATGACACAGGCGGTAATGCGGACCCCGGTCGGCGACGAGGCCGACGGCGTACGGGGCAAAGGGCTCGGCGGGAACTCCGTCGGACTGCTCGGCAGCGCGGTGATCGGCGTCTCCACGGTCGCCCCGGTGTACTGCCTCACCTCCACGCTCGGCTCCACCGCCGGCGAGGTCGGCGTCCAGCTCCCGGCGATCTTCCTGGTCGGCTTCCTGCCGATGCTGCTGGTGGCGTTCGCCTACCGCGAGCTGAACAAGGCGGTGCCGGACTGCGGCACCTCCTTCACCTGGACGGTGAAGGCGTTCGGGCCGAGCGTCGGCTGGATGTGCGGCTGGGGCCTGGTCATCGCCACGGTGATCGTGCTCTCCAACCTGGCCGGTGTCGCCACCTCCTACTTCTGGCTGCTGGCCGGCGAGCTCACCGGGAGCCAGGCGGTCGCGGACCTGGACGGCAACAAGGCCGTCCACATCCTCACCTGCCTGGCCCTGATCGCCGCCGCCACGGCGGTCAGCTACCGGGGCATGACGGCGACGAAGGGCGTGCAGTACGCGCTGGTGGCACTCCAGCTCGTGGTGCTCGCCCTTTTCGTCGTCTTCGCGTTCGGCAAGGCCGGCTCCGGCTCCTTCCCGGGCCACCTGGACTTCTCCTGGTCCTGGCTGAACCCGTTCGAGGTCGGCTCGTTCGCCACCTTCAGCGCCGGACTCTCCCTGTCGATCTTCATGTACTGGGGCTGGGACGCCTGCCTGACCGCCAACGAGGAGACCGTCGGCAGCGAGAAGACCCCGGGCCGCGCCGCCCTGATCTCCATGGTCGTCCTGGTCGGCTCCTACCTCGTCACCGCCGTCGCCGCCCAGATGGCCGTCGGCTCGGGCACCGAGGGCCTCGGCCTGGCCAACCCCGAGACCTCCGACAACGTCTTCGCCGCCCTCGCCGGTCCCGTGATGGGGGACGGCCTCGGCATCCTGCTCTTCGTCGCCGTCCTCGCCTCGGCCGCCGCCAGCCTCCAGACGACGTTCATCCCGGTGGCCCGCACGGTCCTGGCCATGGCCGCCTACGAGGCGCTGCCGCCCTCCTACGCCCGGGTGCACGAGAAGTTCCGCACGCCGGGCCGCGCCACCGTCACCGCCGGTGTCGCCACGGCCGTCTTCTACACCGTCATGACCCTGGTCAGCGAGCACGTCCTGGTGGACACGATCTACGCCCTGGGCCTCATGATCTGCTTCTACTACGCGCTGACGGCCTTCGCCTGCGCCTGGTTCTTCCGGGGCGAGCTGACCCGCTCGCCGCGCGACGCGCTCTTCAAGGGCGTCCTGCCGGTCCTCGGCGGGATCAGCCTGACCGCCGTGTTCTGCAAGACGCTGTACGACATGTGGAACCCCGAGTACGGCAGCGGCTCCTCCGTCTTCGGCGTCGGCTCCGTCTTCGTCATCGGTGTCGGGCTGCTGCTGCTCGGCCTGGTGATCATGCTGGTGATGCGGCGCCGCAGCCCGGCCTTCTTCCGCGGCGAGGTCCTCACGACCAGCACGCCCGCGCTGGTCGTGGAGGACTGA
- a CDS encoding AfsR/SARP family transcriptional regulator, translating into MDGVPRVPEQRGPGSPKESPAALRFGVLGPVRAWRGGEPVATGSPQQRALLAALLLREGRTATAGELIDALWGEDPPSQALAAVRTYASRLRKVLDPGVLVSESGGYAVRGLGDGALDLAVAQELAAEAEKARTAGDLGHAREALGRALALWDGEPLAEVPGPYAEAQRVRLEEWRLQLLETRLDLDLEQGCHAEAVSELTALTAAHPLRERFRELLMLALYRSGRQAEALAVYADTRRLLADELGVDPRPGLRELQQRILQADPGLAEPSAPAAEPAAVPVRPAQLPATVPDFTGRATVVRELSEVLASADGRVMAVSALAGIGGVGKTTLAVHVAHQARPSFPDGQLYVDLQGAGPRPAEPETVLGSFLRALGTPDRAIPDSLEERAALYRSLLDGRRVLVLLDNARDAAQVRPLLPGTDGCAALVTSRVRMVDLAGAHLVDLDVMSPDEALSLFTKIVGRERVASEREAALDVVAACGFLPLAIRIAASRLAARRTWTVSVLAAKLADERRRLDELQAGDLAVKATFELGYGQLEPAQARAFRLLGLADGPDISLAAAAAVLDLPAEETEDLLEALVDTSLLESAAPGRYRLHDLVRLYARACAERDEHPPSEREAALSRLLDFYLATAAGVYAIERPGDRLVEDLEATRYPGLRFDDGSAALDWLYTESAALLACVRQAAGTPRLRRAVDLLWAARDLAESGANFRAYEATAVAMCQATRAAGDLRAEGRARNTLTAVLLVTGRIQRAGEEARLAMECAGSAGDATAASWAAQDRGLIALHQHRYADGKVFFDQAIAGFRAARNGLCEATALCNLSRAYLGMGNTAKAVEFAQHGLAVHVRVGSTMRLANGHYALGVALTAAGRHPEALGQFSEALTIFADHRQRLWEGTTHFRIAEAHIAAHRPSRAAQHAEQALALGCIGGDRTRGSVLTLLGRALSELGQADRAKACWREALHLFEENGASEADAVRLLLAPATAA; encoded by the coding sequence ATGGACGGTGTACCGCGCGTACCGGAGCAGCGAGGCCCCGGCTCCCCGAAGGAGTCGCCGGCGGCCCTGCGCTTCGGCGTGCTCGGCCCGGTGCGCGCCTGGCGCGGCGGCGAACCCGTCGCCACCGGGTCCCCCCAGCAGCGCGCCCTGCTCGCCGCCCTGCTGCTGCGCGAGGGCCGTACGGCCACCGCGGGGGAGCTGATCGACGCGCTGTGGGGCGAGGACCCCCCGTCGCAGGCGCTGGCGGCGGTCCGGACGTACGCCTCCCGCCTGCGCAAGGTGCTCGACCCCGGGGTGCTGGTGAGCGAGTCCGGCGGCTACGCCGTCCGCGGGCTGGGCGACGGCGCCCTGGACCTGGCCGTCGCGCAGGAGCTGGCCGCCGAGGCGGAGAAGGCCCGCACCGCCGGCGACCTGGGCCACGCCCGTGAGGCGCTGGGCCGGGCCCTGGCCCTGTGGGACGGGGAACCGCTCGCGGAGGTGCCCGGGCCCTACGCCGAGGCCCAGCGCGTCCGCCTGGAGGAATGGCGGCTCCAGCTCCTCGAGACCCGCCTCGACCTGGACCTGGAACAGGGCTGCCACGCGGAGGCCGTCTCGGAACTGACCGCCCTGACGGCGGCCCACCCCCTGCGCGAGCGGTTCCGGGAGCTGCTCATGCTGGCGCTGTACCGCAGCGGACGCCAGGCGGAGGCCCTCGCCGTCTACGCCGACACCCGGCGGCTGCTCGCCGACGAGCTCGGCGTCGACCCGCGCCCCGGGCTGCGCGAACTCCAGCAGCGCATCCTCCAGGCCGACCCCGGCCTCGCGGAGCCCTCCGCGCCGGCCGCCGAACCGGCCGCGGTGCCGGTGCGCCCGGCGCAGCTTCCCGCGACGGTCCCCGACTTCACCGGGCGCGCCACCGTGGTACGGGAACTGAGCGAGGTGCTCGCCTCCGCCGACGGCCGGGTGATGGCGGTGTCCGCGCTGGCCGGCATCGGCGGCGTCGGCAAGACCACCCTCGCCGTGCACGTGGCCCACCAGGCCCGCCCGTCCTTCCCCGACGGACAGCTCTACGTCGACCTCCAGGGCGCGGGCCCGCGGCCGGCGGAACCGGAGACGGTGCTCGGCTCCTTCCTGCGCGCGCTCGGCACCCCGGACCGGGCCATCCCCGACTCCCTGGAGGAGCGCGCCGCCCTGTACCGCTCCCTCCTCGACGGCCGCCGGGTCCTGGTGCTGCTGGACAACGCCCGCGACGCGGCCCAGGTCCGCCCCCTGCTGCCCGGCACGGACGGCTGCGCGGCCCTGGTCACCTCCCGGGTGCGCATGGTCGACCTCGCCGGGGCCCACCTCGTCGACCTGGACGTGATGTCCCCCGACGAGGCGCTCTCCCTCTTCACCAAGATCGTCGGCCGGGAGCGGGTGGCGAGCGAGCGGGAGGCCGCGCTGGACGTGGTCGCGGCCTGCGGCTTCCTCCCGCTGGCCATCCGCATCGCCGCCTCCCGCCTCGCGGCCCGCCGCACCTGGACCGTCTCCGTGCTGGCCGCCAAGCTCGCCGACGAACGCCGCCGCCTGGACGAGCTCCAGGCCGGCGACCTCGCGGTCAAGGCCACCTTCGAACTCGGCTACGGCCAGCTCGAGCCGGCCCAGGCCCGCGCCTTCCGCCTGCTGGGCCTGGCCGACGGCCCCGACATCTCGCTGGCCGCCGCGGCGGCCGTCCTGGACCTCCCGGCGGAGGAGACCGAGGACCTGCTGGAGGCCCTGGTCGACACGTCCCTGCTGGAATCGGCGGCCCCCGGCCGCTACCGCCTCCACGATCTGGTCCGGCTCTACGCGCGTGCGTGCGCGGAACGGGACGAGCACCCGCCCAGCGAGCGGGAGGCGGCCCTGTCGCGGCTGCTGGACTTCTACCTGGCGACGGCGGCGGGCGTCTACGCCATCGAGCGGCCCGGCGACCGGCTGGTGGAGGACCTGGAGGCGACCAGATATCCCGGGCTGCGCTTCGACGACGGATCGGCGGCCCTGGACTGGCTCTACACGGAGTCGGCGGCGCTGCTCGCCTGCGTGCGCCAGGCCGCGGGCACGCCCCGGCTGCGGCGCGCCGTCGACCTGCTGTGGGCCGCCCGGGACCTGGCCGAGTCGGGGGCCAACTTCCGCGCGTACGAGGCCACGGCCGTGGCCATGTGCCAGGCGACGCGGGCGGCGGGGGACCTGCGCGCGGAGGGCCGGGCGCGCAACACCCTCACCGCGGTCCTGCTGGTGACCGGCCGCATCCAGCGGGCCGGCGAGGAGGCGCGGCTGGCCATGGAGTGTGCCGGTTCCGCCGGGGACGCCACCGCCGCGAGCTGGGCCGCCCAGGACCGCGGTCTGATCGCCCTGCACCAGCACCGCTACGCGGACGGCAAGGTCTTCTTCGACCAGGCCATCGCGGGGTTCCGCGCGGCCCGCAACGGGCTGTGCGAGGCGACGGCCCTGTGCAACCTCTCGCGCGCGTACCTGGGCATGGGCAACACCGCGAAGGCCGTCGAGTTCGCCCAGCACGGCCTGGCCGTCCACGTCCGGGTCGGCAGCACGATGCGGCTGGCCAACGGGCACTACGCCCTGGGCGTCGCGCTGACCGCGGCCGGCCGGCACCCGGAGGCCCTCGGCCAGTTCTCCGAGGCCCTGACCATCTTCGCGGACCACCGGCAGCGGCTGTGGGAGGGGACCACCCACTTCCGGATCGCCGAAGCGCACATCGCCGCCCACCGCCCCTCGCGGGCCGCCCAGCACGCCGAGCAGGCCCTCGCGCTGGGATGCATCGGCGGGGACCGCACCCGCGGCAGCGTCCTGACCCTCCTCGGGCGGGCCCTGTCCGAACTGGGGCAGGCCGACCGGGCCAAGGCGTGCTGGCGCGAGGCGCTCCACCTCTTCGAGGAGAACGGCGCGTCGGAGGCCGACGCGGTGCGCCTGCTGCTCGCGCCCGCCACGGCGGCCTGA
- a CDS encoding nitroreductase/quinone reductase family protein: MPHLADLRFRAATTFQRRVANPLLRRLPLQTVLETTGRVSGLPRRTPVGGRRAGNSFWLVAEFGERAQYIRNIRADPRVRVRLGGRWHPDTAHPLPDDDPVVRLRTLPRFNSAAVRLFGTDLMTVRVDLDR; the protein is encoded by the coding sequence ATGCCCCACCTCGCCGACCTCCGCTTCCGCGCCGCCACCACCTTCCAGCGCCGGGTCGCCAACCCGCTGCTGCGCCGACTCCCGCTCCAGACGGTGCTGGAGACCACCGGCCGCGTCTCCGGCCTGCCGCGCCGGACCCCGGTGGGCGGACGCCGCGCCGGAAACTCCTTCTGGCTGGTGGCGGAGTTCGGCGAGCGCGCCCAGTACATCCGCAACATCCGCGCCGACCCTCGGGTACGGGTGCGGCTCGGCGGGCGCTGGCACCCGGACACCGCCCACCCGCTCCCGGACGACGACCCGGTCGTCCGGCTGCGCACCCTGCCCCGCTTCAACAGCGCGGCGGTCAGACTGTTCGGCACGGACCTGATGACCGTGCGCGTGGACCTGGACCGCTGA
- a CDS encoding tyrosine-protein phosphatase, with product MDHTTRVKAARVLPAAALLVGLAAPAAAAAPAHHPGHGAQRIPFTAAEVTARDDGSYTVTWKAPGVRHVAVRANGRTVASGGATGTVTVKGLPAADRQWFDLVPAHGGALRLADRLIELDGTVNFRDAGGYRTKDGRWVKMGVVYRSDSLDKLTDADLAKLKRLGLAADYDLRTTAERTDAPDRVPEGTRYVAANVLGDGSPVFSLPKTAAEAERLMIDVEKSMVGAASAKAAYSSVFADLADGDPDGTLYHCTAGKDRTGWASAALLTALGVPRETVMADYLASNDYRAEANAAALAALPAEQAAVYKPMLDVRAAYLNSGFAEVERAYGSFAAYEKKALGLDARELRALRAGLLTG from the coding sequence ATGGACCACACCACACGTGTCAAGGCGGCCCGCGTCCTGCCCGCCGCCGCGCTGCTCGTCGGCCTCGCGGCACCGGCCGCCGCCGCGGCCCCCGCCCACCACCCGGGGCACGGCGCCCAGCGCATCCCGTTCACCGCCGCCGAGGTGACCGCGCGGGACGACGGCTCCTACACGGTCACCTGGAAGGCGCCCGGGGTGCGGCACGTGGCCGTCCGGGCCAACGGCCGTACCGTCGCCTCCGGCGGCGCCACCGGCACGGTCACCGTGAAGGGGCTGCCCGCCGCCGACCGCCAGTGGTTCGACCTCGTGCCCGCGCACGGGGGCGCGCTGCGGCTCGCCGACCGGCTGATCGAGCTCGACGGGACCGTCAACTTCCGCGACGCCGGTGGTTACCGCACCAAGGACGGCCGCTGGGTGAAGATGGGCGTGGTCTACCGGTCCGACTCGCTGGACAAGCTCACCGACGCCGATCTGGCCAAGCTGAAGCGGCTGGGCCTCGCCGCCGACTACGACCTGCGGACCACCGCCGAGCGGACCGACGCCCCCGACCGCGTCCCCGAGGGCACGCGGTACGTCGCGGCGAACGTGCTGGGCGACGGCTCCCCCGTCTTCTCGCTGCCCAAGACGGCCGCGGAGGCCGAGCGGCTGATGATCGACGTCGAGAAGTCGATGGTCGGCGCGGCGTCGGCGAAGGCCGCCTACTCCTCGGTCTTCGCCGACCTCGCGGACGGCGACCCGGACGGCACCCTCTACCACTGCACGGCCGGCAAGGACCGGACCGGCTGGGCGAGCGCCGCGCTGCTCACCGCGCTCGGCGTGCCGCGCGAGACGGTGATGGCGGACTACCTGGCCTCCAACGACTACCGCGCCGAGGCGAACGCCGCCGCGCTGGCCGCCCTGCCCGCGGAGCAGGCCGCGGTCTACAAGCCGATGCTCGACGTCCGGGCCGCGTACCTGAACTCCGGGTTCGCGGAGGTGGAGCGGGCCTACGGCTCCTTCGCGGCGTACGAGAAGAAGGCGCTCGGCCTGGACGCCCGCGAACTGCGCGCGTTGCGCGCGGGGTTGCTGACAGGCTGA
- a CDS encoding DUF2165 domain-containing protein produces the protein MAPTSRTLPLAAGLLTGTAALYITLVALGNITDFGTNQQFVRHVLAMDTTFKDEDLMWRAITTEWIQDAAYVLIIVWETVAALVLLYGTWLWFRHDHPRARRISTYGLLMLMLLFGAGFIAIGGEWFAMWQSDTWNGLDAATRVFLLSGVVLLVNHLPTGQERDGATRRP, from the coding sequence ATGGCACCCACCTCACGCACCCTGCCGCTCGCCGCCGGTCTGCTCACCGGCACCGCGGCCCTCTACATCACCCTGGTCGCCCTGGGGAACATCACCGACTTCGGCACCAACCAGCAGTTCGTCCGGCACGTACTCGCCATGGACACCACGTTCAAGGACGAGGACCTGATGTGGCGGGCGATCACCACCGAGTGGATACAGGACGCCGCCTACGTCCTGATCATCGTGTGGGAGACCGTCGCCGCGCTCGTGCTGCTGTACGGGACCTGGCTGTGGTTCCGGCACGACCACCCGCGGGCCCGCCGGATCAGCACGTACGGGCTGCTGATGCTGATGCTGCTGTTCGGCGCCGGGTTCATCGCGATCGGCGGGGAGTGGTTCGCGATGTGGCAGTCGGACACCTGGAACGGACTGGACGCGGCGACCCGGGTGTTCCTGCTGAGCGGGGTCGTGCTGCTCGTCAACCACCTGCCCACCGGGCAGGAGCGGGACGGCGCTACCCGACGACCGTGA
- a CDS encoding CehA/McbA family metallohydrolase — MCEDHPSEAGIGRRAVFVTGAAAALTLGTVSFASAEGRDRDQDRETRTVRGTLPPGSPDFVYVPVEVPAGVREIRVAYSYDRPPVPAGTPGNALDIGLFDERGTELGGRGFRGWSGGARTEFFVRADEATPGYLPGPVREGTWHIALGPYTVAPQGLSYELTVTLVYGEPGRTPEPVYPPERARGRGRAWYRGDCHLHSWHSDGRRTPAEIAALARAAGLDFINSSEHNTHSAHAHWAEAAGDDLLVMLGEEVTTRNGHVVALGTDPGTFVDWRYRARDNRFGRFARQIRRAGGLVVPAHPHATCIGCNWKFGFGEADAVEVWNGPYTPDDEVALADWDGMLVASVREGRAWIPAMGSSDAHRDPDVVGRPQTVVLADDLTRRAIQEGIRAGRSYVAESAQVSLSFTASGGRGEHAGIGERLRVDRDAPVTVRLEVTGAPRCTVRLVTDQGVLHTSAPLPVSGSGTVEWRTTASYAAYVRAELRHEAAAGPVPGALAAFTNPIFLGSR; from the coding sequence ATGTGCGAGGACCATCCGTCCGAGGCCGGGATCGGCAGACGCGCCGTGTTCGTGACGGGCGCCGCCGCCGCGCTTACGTTGGGAACCGTGAGCTTCGCGTCGGCCGAGGGCCGGGACCGGGACCAGGACCGGGAGACGAGGACGGTGCGCGGCACCCTGCCCCCGGGATCGCCGGACTTCGTGTACGTGCCGGTGGAAGTCCCCGCCGGGGTCCGGGAGATCCGGGTCGCCTACAGCTACGACCGGCCGCCGGTACCGGCCGGCACCCCGGGCAACGCCCTCGACATCGGCCTGTTCGACGAACGCGGCACCGAGCTCGGCGGCCGGGGCTTCCGGGGCTGGTCGGGCGGAGCGCGCACGGAGTTCTTCGTCCGCGCGGACGAGGCGACGCCGGGCTACCTCCCCGGACCGGTGCGCGAGGGCACCTGGCACATCGCGCTCGGGCCGTACACGGTGGCCCCGCAGGGGCTGTCGTACGAGCTCACCGTCACGCTGGTGTACGGGGAGCCGGGCCGGACGCCGGAGCCGGTGTACCCGCCCGAGCGGGCCCGGGGCCGGGGCCGGGCCTGGTACCGGGGCGACTGCCACCTGCACTCCTGGCACTCCGACGGCCGCCGCACCCCGGCCGAGATCGCGGCGCTCGCGCGGGCGGCGGGGCTGGACTTCATCAACTCCTCCGAGCACAACACGCACTCGGCGCACGCCCACTGGGCCGAGGCGGCCGGGGACGACCTGCTGGTGATGCTGGGCGAGGAGGTGACCACGCGCAACGGGCACGTGGTGGCGCTCGGCACCGATCCGGGCACCTTCGTCGACTGGCGCTACCGGGCCCGCGACAACCGCTTCGGCCGGTTCGCCCGGCAGATCCGCCGGGCCGGGGGCCTGGTCGTCCCGGCCCACCCGCACGCCACCTGCATCGGCTGCAACTGGAAGTTCGGCTTCGGCGAGGCGGACGCGGTCGAGGTCTGGAACGGGCCGTACACGCCCGACGACGAGGTGGCGCTGGCCGACTGGGACGGCATGCTGGTCGCCTCGGTGCGCGAGGGCCGCGCCTGGATCCCGGCCATGGGCAGCAGCGACGCCCACCGGGACCCGGACGTGGTGGGGCGGCCCCAGACCGTCGTCCTCGCCGACGACCTGACCCGGCGGGCGATCCAGGAGGGCATCCGGGCCGGGCGGTCCTACGTCGCCGAGTCGGCGCAGGTGTCGCTGTCCTTCACGGCCTCGGGCGGGCGGGGCGAGCACGCCGGGATCGGCGAGCGGCTGCGGGTGGACCGCGACGCCCCCGTCACCGTCCGGCTGGAGGTGACCGGGGCGCCGCGCTGCACGGTCCGTCTCGTCACCGACCAGGGCGTGCTGCACACCAGCGCCCCGCTGCCGGTGTCCGGCTCCGGCACCGTCGAGTGGCGGACCACCGCCTCGTACGCGGCCTACGTCCGGGCGGAGCTGCGGCACGAGGCGGCGGCGGGCCCGGTGCCGGGAGCGCTCGCGGCGTTCACCAACCCGATCTTCCTGGGCAGCCGGTAG